The stretch of DNA GCTGCCCAAGCACGATCGCCTCGCCCACGTTGAGGCCGGGAAGATCCTGGAAGAGGCTCCCGGACAGGCTCTCGGACGCGCTCCGGACGGCCTGCTGGTCCTCGGGATTGGTCAGCTTCATGACCACCTGGCTTCCGCACTGGCTCAGCGTATCCGGGTCGATTTTCCCCGGACGCTGCGTGATCACGACGAGGAAGACCTTGAATTTGCGCCCTTCCGACGCCACACGGTTGATCCATCGCGCGCACTCGCCGGGCATCCGGTCCTTACCGGGTACAAAGTTATGCGCCTCCTCGATGACGATAAAGACGGGATGCTGCAATTGCCCGGAGGTGGCGCGCCGCCAGACCTCGCGAAGTGTTTTCTGGACGGCGTACTGCGCGATGAACTGCTCCATGCCGGCCAGATCGACGACGCTCAGGAACTTGGGACGAAGCATCTCGTCCATGTACGCGTCCACATCCTTCATCCCCCAGATGGAGTAGCCGGAAACCTGCTCGATATACTTGATCGCCTTTTCGGCGCCGCTCTGGATATCCACCGTTGCCTTCGCCTCGCCTTCGCGGGGCTTGCCACGTCCGATGGGTACGCCGGCCTTTTCCTCCACGGCCGAGTGAAACGGGTCTTCGTCCTCGTCCAGCGGCCCCGAATCGGCGGACACGGGGCTCAGTGCGGATTCGTCCTCTTCGGGCAAGCCCGCCAGTTTCACGAGCCGGCGTTTCAGGTCGTCCGGACTGTAGTCGCGACCCTGTTTGGTTAGACCGTCACACGCTCGCTTGATCGCCGCGCGAATATTGACCGCATTCGCCGGCACGCCGGCGAGATCGCACACCTCATCGGCTTCGAGGCGGCTGAACCAGATTGTATATACCTCGGACCCGCCTATCTCCTCGTCGGGATACCGCCGTCCCTGCACGCCGGGCACCCGGTATACATCGACCCGGCTGGCGAACGGAGTGCGATTGCGGTGGGCATCATAACGGAGGCGAACGTAATCGCTGTTTGGGTCGAAGACGATGACCGTACCGCCGAGTTGGAGCAGGTTTTCCAGCAGCAGGCCGGTGAGGTATGATTTACCCGCGCCCGTCTGCGCAATGACGGCGAGATGCCGCCGAAGCCCGTTCGGGTCAAGCGCGACCTTCACGTTCGGCCGGTTGATCAGCGCCCCCGCCTCAATTCCTGAGGCCACATGGCGCGTGAAGAAGTCCTGCAGGAGATCATCCGGCGCGAGCTCAACCACCATGCCGGGGAGCGCCGTGTTGCGCGGGGCTCGGACCATCGTGCGCCCTTCGGCGTCGCGATATAGATAGCCCAGCACGTCGGCGGTGCCGAGAATTTTGGGGCGAGGCATATACTCACCGCTGATGAGAGTGTGGGTCTCTTCGTAAGTGTGCGCATCGTCGAGCATCTGGCTGGCAACCTGCAATCGCGTCACCTGCGCGAGTACATCCACTTGTACGAGTTCGTCGTCTACGCGTTCGCTCACGCCGCGAACCACAACGTACTCCAGGCGAGGCGGAGCCTTGTCAACCGACGTCACAAACGTGAATCGCTGTGTCTCAATCTCGCCGACGATGTATCCGATGTCCATTGCGTAATCTCCGCCTTCGTTCCGGTTGCTTCTCCGACGAGGCACGTACCGCGTCGGGGATCAGCCCGTGAATCTTCTCGCGCCGCGATCCGTCTCCGCTTTCGCCCCGGTGGCCTCGCGCAACATGGCCATATAGGCGCCGTCCATCGTCTTGCCGCTGAGCCTCACCATCCGATCGACTCCGTAAAGCGGCGCATTATACACGTTCGGACCGCCGTGCTGGGCCATCAGACGGCGCACGATCGGCGCAGCCTCCTCGGCACAGCCCCAGGCGCGCGTTAAGCCGAACAGCGTCTCCGCGCGGCCAATCGCCGAACCGACGACGTCCACGCGAACGGCATCCTCTCCCCCCGCAAGGCGGGCGTACATCACGGCGATGCACGGTAGGGCCTCCGCACGCTGTCTGAGGCCTGGCGCCGACTTGTCCCAAGCCACCTGCACCGCAGCGCTGCCAAACAACATCGGCGGGGTGAAACCCGGGGCGCCGCCGCCGAATCGCATGAGGATCTCAGCGTCGCAAAGGCGCGCCGTGGGACCGGGATCTTCAGCCAGGCCGGGATGCAGCAACGTGTCGCGCGCGGTTTTGGCGATCCCGACCAGCAGAATATCGCGCGCGCAGCAGCCCTCCACCAGGTCAAAGAAGACGTTGACAAGAAGGCCACGGAGATCGGTCCCATCCGCGAGGCGCATCGGGCCAAGCGCCAGGATGTGCGACATATCGGCCAGCAGCGAACCATCGACGAGGAGCATCCCTCCGGCCATGCGATCCAGGCAGCGCGTGGCGACGGCTGCCTCACAGTACTGCCGCATATGGTCCACCAAACGCTCCGCGTTGCGCGTGTCGCCACCCCGGACCACCTCAACGACGACCATGCTCTCTTCCGTCTCCGGGCCGACAACCAGGCTTTGCGCCACCAGAAACGAGGCGCCGTTGCTCAGCGGCCGTGAACCGCTGGCGCCATCGACGGCGAAAGTCCGGCGCGGTTTCGACTCCGGACCGTCTGGGAGCGGCTGCCACCGAGCCACGAGCCCATCCCGGACGGATTGCTCCACAAGGTTCTGCGGCTGGCCCGCGAAGCACCCCCTGAACCGCTCACTCTTGGCGCCGATCTGCTCGATGTATTGCTGGATGAAAGATGGCATTTCCGCTGCCTGCGCTATCTCCTGCCGCCGACCTCCTGGACCCTGGCGCGACCTGACGCCTTCAGGGACAAGGGAGCGGGCGCTGTCCGGGCTGTCATGTTGAGCGAAGCGAAACATCTCAACGAGGCGTAGAGATTTTTCACTCCGTTCGGAATGACAACCACTCATCTGCCCCTGCCTGCTGCCTACTGTCTACCGCCTACCGCCTACTGCCTACTGCCTACTGCCTACTGTCTACTGCCCTACTGCCTACTGCCTACTGCCTACTGCCTACTGCCTACTGCTTACTGCCTATTGTCTACTGCCTACTGCCTATTGTCTACTGCCTACTGCCTATTGTCTACTGCCTACTGCCTACCGCCTACTGTCTACTGTCTACTGTCTACTGTCTACTGTCTACTGTCTACTGAAATATCATAGCACCATTACGAACAAAGGTTCCCGTCACCGCCCGAGGCTATAATCATCATATGAGCGCCACGCCAGATGCCATAGAGATTCTGCCCGGGAAGCCCTCCGGCGCGCTGTCCGTTCCCTCCTCCAAGAGCTACACCAACCGCGCCTTGCTCCTGGCCGCCCTCGCCGTTGGCGAAAGCACCATACGTAACCCCCTCCGAAGCGATGACGCGGAGGCCATGATACAGGCGCTCCGGGCGCTCGGGGTGCAGATCGAGGACGCGGGTGACCACCTGGTCGTTCGAGGGACGGGCGGTTTCGCCCCGCCGGGAGGCCCGATCGACTGCCGCGATTCCGGGACCACGATCCGTTTCCTCACCGCGGCCGCGGCGCTCTGCGATTTCCCGGTGACACTGTCCGGATCGCCGCAGCTTTGCGGGCGTCCACTTGGCCCGCTCCTCGACGCACTGGCCGGCCTCGGGGTCGTTGTCGATGCCTCGGATGGCTGTCCGCCCGTGGCCATTCATGGCCCGGTGCGTTCCACCAACGCCACCATCGACGCCGCGAAGAGCAGTCAGTACGCTTCGGCGCTCTTGATGGCGCTGGGCGCCATTGGGCAGCAGGAGGCTTCTGTATCGGTGCGCCACCTGGTCTCCAGGCCGTATGTCACGATGACCATCGAATCCATGCGCGCGTTCGGCGTCGATTGGGGCGAGAGGCTCCCGGGCTCCGATGTATTCGGGCCGTTGGAGCCCGGTTACTACCGGCCCATCGACTACCGGGTGGAATTCGACGCATCCTCGGCCGGTCACATTTGGGCGGTTGCGGCGATAGCGGGCGGGCGTGTCACGGTCTCTCCGGCGACCCGCAGCACGGGCCAGCCGGACATCCGGCTGCTGGACACGCTGGAAGCCATGGGCTGCGTCGTGACCGAAGCGGGTGGCGGCGTGAGCGTCGAACGAATCGGGGCGCTTCGGGCGCCCGGCGGGGTGGATATGTCGGACTGGCCGGATATGCTCACAACCCTGGCGGTCATCGCGGCTTTCGCACCCGGCGAAACGGAGATCACCGGCGTTGCGCACGCCCGGGGCCACGAAACGGACCGCGTGACCGCCACCGCGCATGAACTAAGCAAAATGGGCGTCCAGGTCGAAGAGCGGCCCGATGGGCTGCTGGTCATCGGTGGCGCTCCGCATGGAGCCAGGATCGATTCCCACGGCGATCACCGCATGGCGATGGCGTTCGCCGCGGCCGGCTCCGTCGTTCCGGGCGTTATCATCGAAGGCCCTGCGTGTGTTCGAAAAACCTACCCGGGATTCTGGAACGACCTTCGCCGTCTCGGCGTTTTTTCGCGGGAGGCGAACCCATGAGCAGGGAATATCCCGCCAGGCCGATCGCCTCGGCCGCGGGAATCGTGCTGCAGGATGACATGGTGCTGCTCATCCGCAGAGCGCTTCCGCCCGGACTGGGCATCTGGACTTTTCCGGGAGGCGCCGTTGAAGTTGGCGAAACGGCGCGCGAAGCGTGCGCCCGAGAACTCCTTGAGGAGACGGGACTCCGGGTCCTCGTTGGGCCGGTCGTTGAGGCGGTCGACATAATGCAGTTGGAAGGCGCCCGCTGGCGCTACCATTACACAGTGATGGATTTTCTCGCCGAGGTCGCGCCCGGTTCCGGCGGTCTCGAAGCCGGTTCAGACGCGTGCGAGGCCGTCTGGGCGCCGCTTGGCGACCTCGGTCGGTATGAACTCGCTCCGCTCACACGGCAAGTGCTCGAAAGGGCGCGATGGATGCGCACGATCGGCCCGGGCCCGTTGATCGAACCCGGCGCGAGGACCAATATCGGGTAGCGGACGCCGGCATTTCACGAGAACAGGCGCTGCGCCGATGTCTCGGCAGCAAGCCTTCTCGCTCATCGTTTTGCAGGGGGTATCATGGACGGCATCTACGTAATTACTGAACGCAAGCGGGGGCATATCGAAGTGGCGCAGGCCGCTCTCGAAGGCGGCGCGCGAACCATACAATTGCGCGACAAAACGGCGAACACCTGGCAGATGGTCGCCTGGGCGGAAAAAATACGGCGTCTGTGCGACCAGTATCGCGCGCTCTTCATCGTCAATGACCGGCTCGATGTCGCTATGGCGGCGGGCGCCTGGGGCGTTCATCTCGGTTCCGAGGATATGCCCATCCCGCACGCGCGCCGGATACTCGGGCGTGAAGCCGTGATCGGCGCGTCCGTGGCTAATGTCTTCGAAGCGACGGCCGCCCAGGCAGCGGGGGCCAGTTACGTCACGATCGGCGCGATCTACAGTACGCAAACCAAACCCGACGCTGGAGCGCCCGTCGGCCCGCACTCCATCGCGGAGGTCAAGGCGGCTGTAACGATACCGGTTGTCGCCATCGGCGGCATCCATATTGAACAGGTCGCGGAATGCCGCGCTCAGGGCGCCGACGCGGCCGCCGTTGTATCCGCCGTCACGGCAAGCCCCGATATGGTCGAGGCGACGCGGGCGCTGGTTGCAGCCTGGGAGGCCGCGAAGGCGTGATGGCGCCGCCGGAGCAGACGTCTATCGACCAGTCTCCGTGCAATGGCTGCACCAATTGCATGCACCGATGTACGGCCGGCATTGCGCTGTCGCTGGCCGAATATCAGGCCATCCGGGCCTGTCTCCAGCGCATCCCACTCGAAGAGCGTCTGCGGGTCCTTGGGCAAGACAAGGTTCAGCCCTGGCCCGGCGATTCCGATGGCGTCACCTACACGGCTTGCCGTTTTCTCGACCTCCGTACCCGCCTTTGCCTGGTGTACGAAGCCCGACCCCTCATCTGCCGCCTCTTCGGACACGTGGAATGGCTCCCCTGTCCGACCGGCGTTGTCACGGCCCAATGGGACGGCGGCCCGGACGCAATGCGCGCCCGAGCCGCAATCGATACAAAGACCTGGGAAGAGTGGGAAGCACGGGGCTGAGGGCGGCGCGCTCTCCGGCCTTCGCCGGCAATCCGCCAACGGCCCGGGCCTTCACATCTTGATCGTTCCGCACGCCGCTTCGACGATGCCGTCCATCGTGCCCTGGCTGAAATACTGCTGCATCAGGCAGGGATCGCTCTGGCAGTTCGCCGAGTCCACGTTCACATCCCAGCAGTAAGACGCCGTGATGGTGCCGCCCCCGACGAATAATGGCGACTGGTTCAGCTTGATGTTGATCACCCCTTCGTGGTGCTGGCACCAGTAGCACGGCCCGGTTCCGAACATTGAGGTTGGCCGTTGAGTGTTGGCGCCGATGATTCCCCGCATTGAGAAGGTGCCGATCAGGGCGGGCGGCGATGACTGGTCATAGACCTTGCCGTTGGCGTTGTGCCGCCCAACGCGCGTGTTGTCTACCTGGGTGGGCGAGCCGAACGGGTCGAACAGGCGGGTCAGGCTGAAATAGTCACCCACCAGCGTGCCTTTCAACTGCTGGACCTCGTCGCAGGGTGTCTGAACGGAGAAGTCTATCACCATCTGGCCGTAGTTCACCTGTCGGCTCTTGGCGCCGGGAACACCCGCGATCGGCTGGCAGTTCAGGATGATCACCGTGGTTGATGCGGTGGGTGTGATGGTGCTTATGCCGGGCAGTATGCGGCCGCTGATCATGCGGCTGAACTGGCGAATTTCACTGCCGGTCCCCGTGTACGTGAGACACGGGGCGCCCTGAGCGTAGGACGCCGTCCCTGTGGCCGCGAGACTGGCCGCTGCCAACGCGCCCCGAAGTATCTGATTCAAATCGGTTTTCATTCGTCTTATCTCCTTCCGCCGTGCGGCGGGCAAGACTCCCCTGAAGGGATTGCGCCGAAGAGCGCTCGTGGCTGCCTCTATTGGCACACGCGGAAATTGATGCCGTCCAGGGTGCCGCCGTCGATGGTGAATGCGGTGAGGCACGGGTCGCCGTTGTCACAACTCGTCGAGTTCACGTAGATGGCGTCGAACTGGTAGAAAGCCTTGATTGTGCCGGCCTTATTCACTGCGCCGGTCACACTGAGGAACGTGATCACCATTTCGCCCGTGTGATGGCCGCATTCGTAGCAGTCGCCGACACCGAACTTCATCGGAGCGCGCGACGTATTCGTGCCGATGGTGCCCTCAAACTTGACCGTTGCAATGACGTTGCCGGCCGAATCCTTGAGGCTGCCGAAGCCGTTGTGCCAACCGATTCGCGGGTTGAGCGTCTGATTCTGCCAGGGATCAACGATGCGGACCTGGCTGTAGTAGTACCCGTCCAGTGTCATCGGCTTCTGCAGTTCGTCGCAGGGCGTGATGTTGGTGAGGTCCAGGTGGAACGGCTGGCGGTAGGTATAGCGATCGACCTCGCCCGCGCCGGCCGCGTTCGCACAGATGTAGAAATATGTGATCCCGGGCTGAGCCGTGCCCACGAGGTTGCGGCTGATGTCCAGCATCTGCCCACCGTACGGTCGTGGCGTTGTGGCACAGGGCAAACCCTGCGCGAAGGCGGTTGCGGCGATGGTCAACGTGGTGCAACAGATGATCGTGACGACGCGAACCGCTCGAAAGATCGTTGCGAACATATCCGAAATCCTCCTCGGTTTACCCGGCCTCACGGCCGGATGGGGCGGTTGACTGCCGCCCGCGGTATTGATGTCAAAGCCCATAGGACTTCCGCGCGATGAGCACCACGTTGACGATGTCCATCGCGCCGGTCCCGGCTAAATCGCCACGTTCGACTTCGTCGCACTGCGCCTCATCGATGCCGCTCACCAGCAGCAGTCCGCGAACGGCGTCGATCAGGGTCACGCTGCCGTCGCCATCCACATCGCCAGGCACGAATGACTGCGCATAGACGACGCTCAACGAGCCGGCGATGTCCTCCGGACCGGCGCCGCTGAGCGCAACCGTTGGCGCCGTATTGGCGACGGTGATCATCTTGGGTATGCAATCAGTCGCGCTGAACTCAACCGAGTTGAGCGCGGTTGATGCGGTGAGGGTCAACGTATCGCCGTACGGGCCCACCGATCCGGTGATCGTCAGCGGTATGACCGCCGCCGAAGGCGATGCAGAAGGGTCGAGCAGTTGCACGTCGAGGTCGAGAGAAGCGCCGTCGAACGCCACTGAATTGAGGTCGGTCGCGGCGGTAGAGATGCTGCCCAGATTGACCGACAGCAGGTTTCCGGGGAGCAGGACAACGCTAAGATCGGCGCTGCTGAAGGTGATTGTCGCTGTGCGAAGCGTGAGCGTGGAGATCGTGCTGGAATTGCTCGCGGTAGCTCCGGACGTGCCGGGGTCAAAACTGCCGTGAACGCTGAGCGAGATACCGGTCGGCATCGACGCGAGAGCGCCGGCTTCAATCAACAGCATGGCCCACAGCACAGCAGAACGAAGAAAGAAGCGCATATCGGTTTCCTCCGCCGGGCGATGCCCGGCTGTGAACTGGAGCGCGCCCCGGGCCGCATCGCGGCGGTCCCGGGGCCGGGAGTCAGACTCCTGCGCCCATATAACCGAAAGCGCTCTACATTCTTTCAGGGAAATCTCAACGGATCCGCGCGATTTTACGCGCCCTGAGGGGAGTGCGACATCTGAGGGGCAGTGGGCGGAAATGGGCGGGAAACGGCCCAAACCGTGGCGGTAAGGCGGCGCGTTCCGAGGGTGGTCAGTGAAGCGGATCTAGCCCGACGGC from Armatimonadota bacterium encodes:
- a CDS encoding ATP-binding protein, coding for MDIGYIVGEIETQRFTFVTSVDKAPPRLEYVVVRGVSERVDDELVQVDVLAQVTRLQVASQMLDDAHTYEETHTLISGEYMPRPKILGTADVLGYLYRDAEGRTMVRAPRNTALPGMVVELAPDDLLQDFFTRHVASGIEAGALINRPNVKVALDPNGLRRHLAVIAQTGAGKSYLTGLLLENLLQLGGTVIVFDPNSDYVRLRYDAHRNRTPFASRVDVYRVPGVQGRRYPDEEIGGSEVYTIWFSRLEADEVCDLAGVPANAVNIRAAIKRACDGLTKQGRDYSPDDLKRRLVKLAGLPEEDESALSPVSADSGPLDEDEDPFHSAVEEKAGVPIGRGKPREGEAKATVDIQSGAEKAIKYIEQVSGYSIWGMKDVDAYMDEMLRPKFLSVVDLAGMEQFIAQYAVQKTLREVWRRATSGQLQHPVFIVIEEAHNFVPGKDRMPGECARWINRVASEGRKFKVFLVVITQRPGKIDPDTLSQCGSQVVMKLTNPEDQQAVRSASESLSGSLFQDLPGLNVGEAIVLGQLTRVPCLIKVGARVSAEGGSDVDVTSELKKALNTVATHRIEAESPFASPPRRDRVEEI
- a CDS encoding DNA double-strand break repair nuclease NurA, encoding MPSFIQQYIEQIGAKSERFRGCFAGQPQNLVEQSVRDGLVARWQPLPDGPESKPRRTFAVDGASGSRPLSNGASFLVAQSLVVGPETEESMVVVEVVRGGDTRNAERLVDHMRQYCEAAVATRCLDRMAGGMLLVDGSLLADMSHILALGPMRLADGTDLRGLLVNVFFDLVEGCCARDILLVGIAKTARDTLLHPGLAEDPGPTARLCDAEILMRFGGGAPGFTPPMLFGSAAVQVAWDKSAPGLRQRAEALPCIAVMYARLAGGEDAVRVDVVGSAIGRAETLFGLTRAWGCAEEAAPIVRRLMAQHGGPNVYNAPLYGVDRMVRLSGKTMDGAYMAMLREATGAKAETDRGARRFTG
- the aroA gene encoding 3-phosphoshikimate 1-carboxyvinyltransferase, with protein sequence MSATPDAIEILPGKPSGALSVPSSKSYTNRALLLAALAVGESTIRNPLRSDDAEAMIQALRALGVQIEDAGDHLVVRGTGGFAPPGGPIDCRDSGTTIRFLTAAAALCDFPVTLSGSPQLCGRPLGPLLDALAGLGVVVDASDGCPPVAIHGPVRSTNATIDAAKSSQYASALLMALGAIGQQEASVSVRHLVSRPYVTMTIESMRAFGVDWGERLPGSDVFGPLEPGYYRPIDYRVEFDASSAGHIWAVAAIAGGRVTVSPATRSTGQPDIRLLDTLEAMGCVVTEAGGGVSVERIGALRAPGGVDMSDWPDMLTTLAVIAAFAPGETEITGVAHARGHETDRVTATAHELSKMGVQVEERPDGLLVIGGAPHGARIDSHGDHRMAMAFAAAGSVVPGVIIEGPACVRKTYPGFWNDLRRLGVFSREANP
- a CDS encoding NUDIX domain-containing protein, with amino-acid sequence MSREYPARPIASAAGIVLQDDMVLLIRRALPPGLGIWTFPGGAVEVGETAREACARELLEETGLRVLVGPVVEAVDIMQLEGARWRYHYTVMDFLAEVAPGSGGLEAGSDACEAVWAPLGDLGRYELAPLTRQVLERARWMRTIGPGPLIEPGARTNIG
- the thiE gene encoding thiamine phosphate synthase, giving the protein MDGIYVITERKRGHIEVAQAALEGGARTIQLRDKTANTWQMVAWAEKIRRLCDQYRALFIVNDRLDVAMAAGAWGVHLGSEDMPIPHARRILGREAVIGASVANVFEATAAQAAGASYVTIGAIYSTQTKPDAGAPVGPHSIAEVKAAVTIPVVAIGGIHIEQVAECRAQGADAAAVVSAVTASPDMVEATRALVAAWEAAKA
- a CDS encoding YkgJ family cysteine cluster protein; translated protein: MAPPEQTSIDQSPCNGCTNCMHRCTAGIALSLAEYQAIRACLQRIPLEERLRVLGQDKVQPWPGDSDGVTYTACRFLDLRTRLCLVYEARPLICRLFGHVEWLPCPTGVVTAQWDGGPDAMRARAAIDTKTWEEWEARG